CTGCGCCGCCAGGCGATCGAGCAGCGGTCCCGATCCGTCCACCGCGGCGTCGTCGACGAAGATCGCGCGGTCGACCTCGACCGGCGAGCGCTCGCGCAGCAGCATCCCGCGCAGCGACGCGAGCTCCGCGACCAGCTGCTCGAGGTAGCGCTCGCCGCGATAGACCGGGACGACGATCGACAGGCACTGGCGGCGGGGCGGCACGAGGCGCATTCCATCACGGCGCGGGTGCAACCCGTTCGGGTCGGGGCCTCGAGCCCGGGAGTTGCTAGGCTGGAGAGACTTTGGACTCGATCCGCGAGCTCTCCGCGCAACGCGTTCTGGTGCGTGGAGCGACCGGCTTCCTGGGCGGAGCGCTCGCCGAAGGGCTGCTGGGCGATTGCGCCCGGTTGCGTCTCTTCTGCCGGAATGCCGACGCTCTCGATCCCGGCCTGCGCGGCAACGCCGACGTCGAGGTCGTCGTCGGCGACGCCCTCGATGCGCGCGCGGTCGAGAGCTCGCTGCTCGGAGTCGACCTGGTGATCGATTGCGTCGGGGCCACTCTGCCCGCGATCCGGCCCGGCGAGCTCCTCCCGGAAGTCCAGCACAGTCTCGCTTCACTCGCCATTCTGCTCGACGCCATGGCTGGCAATCCGAGGCGCCGACTGGTCTTCCCCTCCTCCGGCGGGGCGATCTATGGCTCGGGGCGGCTCGCGGCGCTGACCGAAGAGAGCCCCACGGCTCCCGAGGGTGCCTACGGACTCGGCAAGCTCCTGGCGGAGGAGATGATCCGTTTTCGCGGTCGCCGGAGCGAGGCGGATTTTCTCATTCTGCGAGCGTCGAATGTCTTTGGGCGGCCCCGCCGACGGGCGCTGCCCCAGGGTGTCTGCGACATCTTTCTCGACCGCGCCGCCCGCGGCGAGGCTATCGAGCTCTGGGGCGACGGCTCGCAGGTCCGCGACTTCCTGTTCGTCGACGACTTCGTCCAGGCGGTGCGGGCGCTGCTCGCCTCGCCGGCGAGCGACGAAGTGGTGCACGTCTCCACGGGCGTCGGGAGCTCGCTCCACGAGGTCGTCGCCGCCGTCGAGTCGGCCGTCGGAACGGCGGTGAAGGTCCAGCCGAGCGGACCCTGCTATCCGGGAGTCGATCGCAGCGTGCTCGCGAACCAGAAGCTGCGAGCCCTGACCGGATGGGCGCCGCGATATTCGCTGACCAGCGGAGTGGCCGAGGCGGCACGCCGGCGCGGGCTCGATCCGGGCTGATCGCAGCTGCGAACGCCCTCGTCTTCGTCCGGACTCCCACCCGTTGGGAGAGGAGACCTGCCCGGCGCCGGCGCCTAGACTTCCAGATTGGGGGGC
The sequence above is a segment of the Thermoanaerobaculia bacterium genome. Coding sequences within it:
- a CDS encoding NAD-dependent epimerase/dehydratase family protein, whose amino-acid sequence is MDSIRELSAQRVLVRGATGFLGGALAEGLLGDCARLRLFCRNADALDPGLRGNADVEVVVGDALDARAVESSLLGVDLVIDCVGATLPAIRPGELLPEVQHSLASLAILLDAMAGNPRRRLVFPSSGGAIYGSGRLAALTEESPTAPEGAYGLGKLLAEEMIRFRGRRSEADFLILRASNVFGRPRRRALPQGVCDIFLDRAARGEAIELWGDGSQVRDFLFVDDFVQAVRALLASPASDEVVHVSTGVGSSLHEVVAAVESAVGTAVKVQPSGPCYPGVDRSVLANQKLRALTGWAPRYSLTSGVAEAARRRGLDPG